A single window of Rhizobium indicum DNA harbors:
- a CDS encoding usg protein, which produces MHKDMEKQLKGYGLTTAQILYRLPDHPVILQTYVWQDYDLAPDFPEMRGFLKFWEEKLDGPLHSVRYIHRQLISATEWRALKGEFILH; this is translated from the coding sequence ATGCATAAGGACATGGAAAAACAACTGAAGGGCTATGGTCTGACGACCGCCCAGATCCTCTACCGCCTGCCGGACCACCCGGTGATCCTACAGACCTATGTCTGGCAGGATTACGACCTCGCCCCTGATTTTCCCGAAATGCGCGGCTTCCTGAAATTCTGGGAAGAGAAGCTCGACGGGCCGCTGCATTCGGTGCGCTACATCCACCGCCAGCTGATCTCAGCAACCGAATGGCGGGCACTGAAGGGCGAGTTCATCCTGCACTGA
- a CDS encoding ABC transporter permease — MSYAETLIPPQPAPRKVMKPMTPARMAGYILVALWALLGVLLVISVINGWDPEKFTRYGPRYLHGLWITLSLVFISVICGAILSLPLAMARMSRNRVLNALAYGYIYFFRGTPLLAQLFLVYYGLGIFRPQLEAVGIWWFFRDAWYCGLFAMTINTAAYQAEILRGAVESVPHGQHEAAAALGIHKFIAFRKIIMPQALIVALRPYGNEIILLIKGSAVVAIITVLDLMGETRYAFSRTFDYQTYLWAAIFYLTIVEALRHLWAWFERRLTRHLKR, encoded by the coding sequence ATGAGTTACGCCGAAACGCTGATTCCGCCGCAGCCCGCCCCCCGCAAGGTGATGAAGCCGATGACGCCGGCGCGCATGGCCGGCTATATCCTCGTCGCTCTCTGGGCTCTGCTTGGGGTGCTCCTGGTGATCTCCGTCATCAATGGCTGGGATCCGGAAAAATTCACCCGCTACGGGCCGCGTTATCTCCATGGCCTCTGGATAACGCTGAGCCTCGTCTTCATTTCCGTTATCTGCGGCGCCATCCTGTCCCTGCCGCTTGCCATGGCGCGCATGTCAAGGAACCGGGTGCTGAATGCGCTGGCCTACGGCTACATCTATTTCTTCCGCGGCACGCCGCTGCTTGCCCAGCTGTTCCTGGTCTATTACGGCCTCGGCATATTCCGGCCGCAGCTTGAGGCCGTCGGCATCTGGTGGTTCTTCCGCGATGCCTGGTATTGCGGCCTCTTTGCCATGACCATCAACACCGCGGCCTACCAGGCGGAAATCCTGCGCGGCGCCGTCGAAAGTGTGCCGCATGGCCAGCACGAGGCGGCCGCAGCACTTGGCATCCACAAGTTCATCGCCTTCCGCAAGATCATCATGCCGCAGGCTCTCATCGTCGCACTTCGGCCTTATGGCAACGAGATCATCCTGCTGATCAAGGGCTCGGCGGTCGTCGCCATCATCACCGTGCTCGACCTGATGGGTGAAACCCGCTACGCCTTCTCCCGCACTTTCGACTACCAGACCTATCTCTGGGCGGCGATCTTCTACCTCACCATCGTCGAGGCCTTGCGCCATCTCTGGGCCTGGTTCGAGCGCCGCCTGACCCGGCATCTCAAGCGCTGA
- a CDS encoding carbohydrate ABC transporter permease has product MSVRDLKGSGRWLALAGCLLWLAFTFFPLYWVAITSFKSPLGVVGGPTYIPFVDFDPTLTAWSELLSGARGQFYNTFIASTIIGLSASVLATFIGSMAAYALVRFTFEVKLLSGVIFVVVAFGGYLLGRHVLGYGQAISLIFAFVAALALAIGSSRMKLPGPLLGNDDIVFWFVSQRMFPPIVAAFALFLMYTEIGKLGFKLVDTYTGLTFAYVAFSLPIVIWLMRDFFAALPVEVEEAAMVDNVPSWRIFFGIVLPMSKPGLIATFMITLAFVWNEFLFALFLTSSKWQTLPILVAGQNSQRGDEWWSISAAALVAIIPMVVMAGILSRLMRSGLLLGAIK; this is encoded by the coding sequence ATGAGCGTGCGTGACCTCAAAGGATCCGGCCGCTGGTTGGCGCTCGCAGGCTGCCTGCTCTGGCTCGCCTTCACCTTCTTTCCGCTTTACTGGGTGGCGATCACCTCGTTCAAGTCGCCGCTCGGCGTCGTCGGCGGACCGACCTATATTCCGTTCGTCGATTTCGACCCGACGCTGACAGCCTGGAGCGAGCTTCTGTCGGGCGCGCGCGGCCAGTTCTACAACACCTTCATCGCCTCGACGATCATCGGGCTATCCGCATCGGTGCTGGCCACCTTCATCGGATCCATGGCAGCCTATGCGCTGGTGCGCTTCACCTTCGAGGTGAAGCTGCTATCCGGGGTGATTTTCGTCGTTGTTGCCTTCGGGGGATATCTGCTTGGCCGTCATGTACTGGGCTACGGGCAGGCTATTTCGCTGATCTTTGCCTTTGTTGCAGCGCTTGCGCTCGCCATTGGCTCCAGCCGAATGAAGCTTCCAGGGCCGCTCCTCGGCAATGATGATATCGTCTTCTGGTTTGTGAGCCAGCGCATGTTTCCGCCGATCGTCGCCGCCTTTGCCTTGTTCCTGATGTATACGGAAATCGGCAAGTTGGGGTTCAAGCTTGTGGACACCTATACAGGCCTCACCTTCGCCTATGTCGCCTTCTCGCTACCGATCGTGATCTGGCTGATGCGCGATTTCTTTGCGGCACTGCCGGTTGAAGTCGAAGAGGCGGCGATGGTCGACAATGTGCCGTCGTGGAGAATTTTCTTCGGTATCGTCCTGCCCATGTCCAAGCCGGGCCTGATCGCGACATTCATGATCACGCTCGCCTTCGTCTGGAACGAGTTCCTGTTCGCACTCTTCCTGACCAGTTCCAAATGGCAGACACTTCCCATTCTCGTCGCAGGGCAAAACAGCCAGCGCGGCGATGAGTGGTGGTCGATATCGGCAGCCGCCCTGGTCGCGATCATACCCATGGTCGTCATGGCGGGCATTTTGAGCAGGCTGATGCGGTCTGGCCTGCTTTTAGGAGCAATAAAGTGA
- a CDS encoding extracellular solute-binding protein, producing the protein MRRLLLSSTAAVLFAAAGTAPALACEPDYTGVTLTATTQTGPYIASALQLAAKGWEEKTCGKVNVVEFPWSELYPKIVTSLTSGEDTFDVVAFAPAWAPDFTDFLSEMPKNMQSGADWEDIAPVYREQLMVWNGKVLSQTMDGDAHTYTYRIDLFENAENQSAFKAKYGYDLAPPKTWKQYLDIAEFFQQPDKGLWGTAEAFRRGGQQFWFLFSHVAGYTSHPDNPGGMFFDPDTMDAQVNNPGWVRGLEEYIRASKLAPPNALNFSFGEVNAAFAGGQVAESIGWGDTGVIAADPKQSKVAGSVGSASLPGSDEIWNYKTKKWDKQPEVVQTSFMAFGGWQAAVPSSSKNQEAAWNYIQFLTSPAVSGQAAITGGTGVNPYRLSHTTNTALWSKIFSEREAKEYLGSQKDAVTAKNTALDMRLPGYFSYTEILEIELSKALAGEVTPQQALDTVAAGWNKLTDEFGRDKQLAAYRSSMGLPAK; encoded by the coding sequence ATGAGAAGATTGCTACTGAGTTCAACGGCCGCGGTACTGTTTGCGGCGGCGGGCACCGCACCGGCGCTCGCGTGCGAACCGGACTACACCGGTGTCACACTCACTGCCACGACGCAGACTGGGCCCTATATCGCCTCTGCACTGCAACTCGCGGCCAAGGGCTGGGAAGAAAAGACCTGCGGCAAGGTGAATGTCGTCGAATTTCCGTGGTCGGAACTCTATCCGAAAATCGTAACCTCGTTGACTTCGGGCGAAGACACGTTCGACGTGGTCGCCTTTGCGCCGGCCTGGGCACCGGACTTCACCGACTTTCTCTCAGAAATGCCGAAGAATATGCAATCAGGTGCCGACTGGGAGGACATCGCGCCGGTTTACCGCGAGCAACTGATGGTCTGGAACGGCAAGGTCCTGTCGCAGACCATGGACGGTGATGCCCATACCTATACCTACCGCATTGATCTGTTTGAAAACGCGGAAAACCAGAGCGCCTTCAAGGCGAAGTATGGCTATGATCTGGCCCCGCCCAAGACATGGAAGCAGTATCTCGACATCGCTGAATTCTTCCAGCAGCCGGACAAGGGCCTTTGGGGCACGGCGGAAGCCTTCCGCCGTGGCGGCCAGCAATTCTGGTTCCTGTTCAGTCACGTGGCGGGATACACCAGCCATCCCGACAATCCCGGCGGCATGTTCTTCGATCCGGATACGATGGATGCACAGGTCAACAATCCGGGCTGGGTGCGCGGCCTGGAGGAATATATTCGCGCCTCCAAGCTCGCACCGCCAAATGCGCTGAACTTCTCGTTCGGCGAAGTGAACGCGGCCTTTGCCGGTGGCCAGGTCGCGGAATCGATCGGCTGGGGCGATACCGGCGTCATCGCCGCCGACCCGAAGCAGTCGAAGGTTGCTGGCAGCGTCGGTTCGGCATCGCTGCCGGGCTCCGACGAGATCTGGAACTACAAGACCAAGAAGTGGGACAAGCAGCCAGAGGTCGTCCAGACTTCCTTCATGGCCTTCGGCGGTTGGCAGGCGGCTGTTCCGTCGTCTTCCAAGAACCAGGAGGCAGCTTGGAACTATATCCAGTTCCTGACGAGCCCGGCGGTTTCCGGTCAAGCGGCCATCACCGGCGGCACAGGCGTCAATCCTTACCGTCTTTCGCACACGACAAATACGGCGTTGTGGTCGAAGATCTTTTCCGAGCGTGAGGCCAAGGAATATCTTGGAAGCCAGAAGGACGCGGTGACCGCCAAGAACACGGCGCTCGACATGCGCCTGCCGGGCTATTTCTCCTATACGGAAATTCTCGAAATCGAGCTTTCCAAGGCATTGGCTGGAGAGGTGACGCCGCAGCAGGCGCTGGATACCGTGGCTGCCGGATGGAACAAGCTGACGGACGAGTTCGGCCGCGACAAGCAACTGGCAGCCTATCGTTCGTCGATGGGCCTGCCTGCGAAGTAA
- a CDS encoding ABC transporter ATP-binding protein — protein MSQVRLDQVTKSFGSVEVIPSLDLAIADKEFVVLVGPSGCGKTTTLRMIAGLEQTTSGEIRIGERDVTALRPGLRNCSMVFQNYALYPHMTVAENIGYGMKVRGTPKQDIDAAVANAARILNLGAYLKRKPNALSGGQRQRVAIGRAIVRQPDVFLFDEPLSNLDAKLRIEMRTEIKLLHRRLKTTIVYVTHDQVEAMTMADRVVVMNQGRIEQAADPITLYESPKNLFVAAFIGSPSMNFIEGRLVQNSGEIAFQAEGGVDIPVPTQRAESLSAAVEQSVVLGIRPEHTMVGDPNVPTVSLHVADIEPLGPYTLAIGKVGSAAFTAQIHASSRVGPDDRISVPIDTQKMHFFLKSTGDTVG, from the coding sequence ATGTCCCAGGTGCGTTTGGATCAGGTCACCAAATCCTTTGGTAGCGTTGAGGTCATTCCTTCGCTCGATTTGGCAATTGCCGACAAGGAATTCGTGGTTCTTGTCGGGCCTTCCGGCTGCGGGAAGACAACCACCCTGCGGATGATCGCGGGGCTGGAACAGACGACGTCAGGGGAAATCCGTATCGGCGAGCGGGACGTTACTGCGCTGCGCCCGGGTCTGCGCAATTGCTCGATGGTGTTTCAGAATTACGCGCTCTATCCGCATATGACAGTCGCCGAAAACATCGGCTACGGCATGAAGGTGCGCGGAACTCCGAAGCAGGACATCGATGCCGCCGTTGCAAATGCGGCGCGCATTCTCAATCTCGGTGCCTATTTGAAACGCAAGCCGAACGCGCTCTCAGGTGGCCAACGCCAACGTGTGGCGATTGGTCGAGCGATCGTTCGCCAGCCGGATGTGTTCCTGTTCGACGAACCACTGTCCAACCTCGACGCTAAATTGCGCATTGAAATGCGGACAGAAATCAAGCTCTTACACCGCAGGCTCAAAACCACGATCGTGTACGTTACACACGATCAGGTAGAGGCGATGACGATGGCAGATCGGGTCGTGGTTATGAATCAAGGGCGGATCGAGCAGGCCGCTGACCCGATCACCCTTTATGAATCCCCGAAGAACCTCTTTGTCGCTGCCTTCATCGGCTCGCCAAGCATGAATTTCATCGAGGGGCGACTTGTGCAAAACTCCGGTGAAATTGCCTTCCAAGCCGAAGGTGGGGTCGACATTCCGGTTCCTACACAAAGAGCCGAGAGCCTTTCGGCGGCAGTGGAACAGTCAGTGGTTCTCGGAATCCGACCGGAACATACTATGGTTGGGGATCCCAACGTTCCAACTGTGAGCCTTCATGTCGCCGATATCGAGCCTCTCGGTCCATACACACTGGCGATTGGCAAGGTCGGGTCAGCGGCCTTTACTGCCCAGATCCACGCGTCATCGCGCGTTGGCCCGGATGACAGGATTAGCGTTCCAATTGATACCCAAAAAATGCACTTTTTCCTTAAAAGTACCGGAGATACGGTCGGCTAA
- a CDS encoding DUF2270 domain-containing protein, protein MKTEPERTLSATEGEAGRALLLPTTPNEVTNTLSHYYRGELGRMTSWRDRIDRTSNWAITVVAALLSVSLSTPTSHHGVLLFGMMLVTLLLMIEARRYRFFDIYRARIRQIERCYFAQILAPDANAGSEWAVVVARSLRKPRFLLSYQEAMHRRLKRNYGWMYFILLLAWCLKISTPKLQTEGMPALQAQSWAYVIDNAVLGPVPGLAVIAAVVAFYLGMLGFALRPDRDEGEFGHGEAHV, encoded by the coding sequence ATGAAAACGGAGCCAGAAAGGACATTATCGGCGACGGAAGGCGAGGCCGGCCGGGCATTGCTGCTACCTACGACACCAAACGAGGTCACCAATACGCTCAGCCATTATTACCGCGGTGAACTCGGGCGGATGACGAGCTGGCGCGACCGCATCGACCGAACGTCCAACTGGGCAATCACCGTGGTTGCAGCACTCCTTTCGGTGTCGCTGTCGACGCCGACCTCGCATCACGGGGTGCTGTTGTTCGGGATGATGCTGGTGACGCTGCTTCTGATGATCGAGGCGCGGCGCTACCGCTTCTTCGATATCTATCGCGCGCGCATTCGCCAGATCGAGCGCTGCTATTTCGCACAGATTCTGGCGCCCGACGCCAATGCCGGCAGCGAATGGGCGGTGGTGGTCGCCCGCAGCCTGCGCAAGCCGCGCTTTCTGCTCAGCTATCAAGAGGCGATGCACCGCCGGCTCAAACGCAATTATGGCTGGATGTATTTCATCCTGCTGCTCGCCTGGTGCCTGAAGATCTCGACGCCGAAACTGCAGACGGAGGGGATGCCGGCGCTGCAGGCGCAGTCGTGGGCCTATGTCATCGACAATGCCGTGCTCGGGCCGGTTCCCGGCCTTGCGGTCATTGCAGCCGTCGTCGCCTTCTATCTCGGCATGCTCGGTTTCGCCCTGCGTCCGGATCGCGACGAAGGCGAATTCGGCCATGGCGAAGCCCATGTCTGA
- a CDS encoding ABC transporter permease, with the protein MGGLFSALSSFWSWIVHIFDPLCGPVGIFTWLGQSTILACGDTGWGDEIALGLQVTISVAIVTLPIGLAIGFLVALGQQSEEKPLRLAAGIYTTIFRGLPELLTLFIIYYGMQMLIQSLLTFVGYDGPPIEINAFLAGVIALSVVFSAYCSEVLLSAFHAIPKGQYEAGDALGLHRGRTLRLIILPQLVRIALPGLTNLWMVLLKDTSYVSIISLADILRQTSVAVRVTKEPFFFYGLACCLYLVLAILSSFLLVYVERWAKRSEVRR; encoded by the coding sequence ATGGGCGGATTATTTTCCGCGCTGAGCTCCTTCTGGAGCTGGATTGTGCACATATTCGATCCGCTGTGCGGACCCGTTGGCATCTTCACGTGGTTAGGTCAGTCGACGATCCTTGCCTGTGGCGATACCGGCTGGGGCGACGAGATTGCGCTTGGCCTGCAGGTCACCATTTCGGTGGCGATCGTCACCCTACCGATCGGCCTCGCCATCGGCTTCCTGGTGGCGCTCGGCCAGCAGTCGGAGGAAAAGCCGCTGCGGCTGGCGGCTGGTATCTACACCACGATCTTCCGCGGCCTGCCGGAGCTTTTGACGCTCTTCATCATCTATTACGGCATGCAGATGCTGATCCAGTCTCTGCTGACCTTCGTCGGTTATGACGGACCGCCGATCGAGATCAACGCCTTCCTCGCCGGCGTCATCGCGCTTTCGGTCGTCTTCTCCGCCTACTGTTCGGAAGTGCTGCTCTCGGCCTTCCACGCCATTCCCAAAGGACAATATGAGGCGGGAGACGCGCTTGGGCTGCATCGCGGCCGCACGCTGCGCCTGATCATCCTGCCGCAACTCGTGCGCATCGCGCTGCCGGGCCTGACGAACCTCTGGATGGTGCTGCTGAAGGATACCTCCTATGTCTCGATCATCAGCCTTGCCGATATCCTGCGCCAGACGAGTGTCGCCGTGCGCGTGACCAAGGAACCCTTCTTCTTTTATGGTCTGGCCTGTTGCCTCTATCTGGTGCTCGCCATCCTCTCCTCCTTTCTGCTCGTCTATGTCGAGCGTTGGGCCAAGCGTTCGGAGGTCCGCCGATGA
- a CDS encoding transporter substrate-binding domain-containing protein, with protein sequence MLNSTRIFAAASIAAMSLFAGSAMADGEKYVIGTDSTYPPFEFVDASGTIQGFDIDITKALCAEMKAECTFVSTDWDGIIPALNAKKFDMIVSSMSITPERLKLVDFSNKYYNTPPAIAVPKDSTISDVAGLKGKVIGAQTSTTHANYAEKHLADTELKLYPTADEYKLDVASGRVDAVIDDVVVLSEWVKSDAGACCKILTTLPVDKEINGNGAGIAIRQGDPLREKLNTAIAAIRASGEYKKIQDKYFDFDVYGQ encoded by the coding sequence ATGCTTAATTCTACCCGTATTTTCGCGGCAGCCTCGATCGCGGCGATGTCCCTTTTTGCCGGATCGGCCATGGCCGATGGCGAGAAATATGTGATCGGCACCGATTCGACCTATCCGCCCTTCGAATTCGTCGATGCCAGCGGCACCATCCAAGGCTTCGACATCGACATCACCAAGGCGCTCTGCGCCGAGATGAAGGCTGAATGCACCTTCGTCAGCACCGACTGGGATGGCATCATCCCGGCGCTCAACGCCAAGAAGTTCGACATGATCGTCTCCTCCATGTCGATCACGCCGGAGCGTCTGAAGCTCGTCGACTTCTCAAACAAGTACTACAACACCCCGCCGGCCATTGCCGTGCCGAAGGATTCGACGATATCGGACGTCGCCGGCCTCAAGGGCAAGGTGATCGGCGCGCAGACCTCCACGACACACGCCAACTATGCCGAGAAGCATCTCGCCGACACCGAGCTCAAGCTCTATCCGACCGCTGACGAATACAAGCTCGACGTTGCCAGCGGCCGTGTTGACGCCGTCATCGACGACGTCGTCGTTCTCTCCGAATGGGTAAAGTCCGACGCCGGCGCTTGCTGCAAGATCCTGACGACCCTGCCGGTCGACAAGGAAATCAATGGCAACGGCGCAGGCATTGCTATCCGCCAGGGCGATCCGCTCAGGGAAAAGCTGAACACGGCGATCGCCGCGATCCGCGCCAGCGGTGAATACAAGAAGATCCAGGACAAGTACTTCGACTTCGACGTTTACGGCCAATAA
- a CDS encoding OmpA family protein: MGMKSRLFASAAFPLLSFSLALQPAAAMAAVRDVATQASPVRQAEQGSFQVAQDAPSEEELLKKKRKQKEEAPAEQAPAAEKPAQQEAPAEKPKAERKEAPAPEPKAEPEAPKAEAAPKEEPAQQPESKPARKAKSEAQPEAKPEAEQPVTQEKPKKPKKTEAQQAEPEQQPAAKEAQPEAEQAQPEAKPEGGKRDKGQDKAQGRDKGKGKAEKEAQPAAPEAVTPTAETAKPEATPEAKPAAEAPAEKKPTKGETAAPADKAPTDKATEGKATEGKATEDKAAAPEAAPVEKPKDGTAAKPAGEQPAGAQPAVPATDTAQPLPDASGGQQVEQAIPAPEKASPEELERRKKIAADPAKSSETVVLPVENGAAVLDSDKDADRSKGREGRRDRDRQRADSQEVKVPTSDADAQAATGGKAPAPVKLEAVTREKGRKLDERPRFVRPDGARFDDRGDDSRVIIQYDNRTIVRGDDDRRFLRDGERPSYEELSGDRYRETITRPEGYRIVTIRNRYGDIIQRSRVDAGGRENVLYYSQDLYDDPDRDYFEDPGADLPPMRLRVPLSDYIIDTRSDPNRDYYEFLSEPPVEPVERVYSLDEVKYSARIRDKVRRIDLDTITFATGSADIPMTQARTLRKVADAISQVLEKDPSETFLIEGHTDAVGSDQSNLILSDQRAESVANVLSDVYGIAPENLATQGYGENYLKVNTSAPEQENRRVTIRRVTALVRPVAANK; encoded by the coding sequence ATGGGCATGAAATCAAGATTGTTCGCAAGCGCGGCTTTTCCGTTGCTTTCTTTTTCGCTGGCTTTGCAGCCGGCAGCGGCGATGGCGGCCGTGCGCGACGTCGCGACGCAGGCTTCGCCCGTGCGGCAGGCCGAGCAGGGCAGCTTCCAGGTGGCGCAGGATGCGCCTTCCGAAGAGGAGTTGCTGAAGAAGAAGCGCAAGCAGAAGGAGGAAGCCCCGGCCGAACAGGCGCCCGCCGCCGAGAAGCCGGCGCAGCAGGAAGCGCCCGCGGAAAAGCCGAAGGCTGAGCGCAAGGAAGCTCCGGCACCTGAACCCAAGGCAGAGCCTGAGGCGCCCAAGGCCGAAGCAGCGCCGAAAGAAGAGCCTGCTCAGCAGCCGGAAAGCAAGCCCGCGCGGAAAGCCAAATCGGAAGCGCAGCCCGAGGCAAAGCCCGAGGCCGAGCAGCCGGTAACCCAGGAAAAGCCGAAAAAGCCGAAGAAGACGGAGGCGCAGCAGGCCGAACCCGAACAGCAGCCGGCAGCAAAGGAAGCTCAGCCGGAAGCGGAGCAAGCACAGCCCGAAGCCAAGCCGGAAGGTGGCAAACGGGATAAAGGACAGGACAAGGCCCAGGGCAGGGATAAAGGCAAGGGTAAGGCCGAGAAAGAAGCTCAGCCTGCCGCTCCCGAAGCCGTGACACCGACTGCAGAAACGGCCAAGCCCGAAGCCACGCCTGAGGCAAAACCCGCCGCCGAGGCGCCGGCCGAGAAAAAGCCGACAAAGGGTGAGACTGCAGCACCAGCAGACAAAGCACCCACAGACAAAGCAACCGAAGGCAAGGCAACCGAAGGCAAGGCGACGGAGGACAAGGCGGCGGCACCGGAAGCCGCACCCGTCGAAAAGCCCAAGGACGGCACGGCGGCAAAGCCCGCCGGTGAGCAGCCCGCCGGCGCACAGCCGGCCGTGCCCGCAACTGACACTGCCCAGCCGCTGCCGGATGCCAGCGGCGGCCAGCAGGTTGAGCAGGCTATTCCGGCGCCGGAAAAGGCTTCGCCCGAGGAACTGGAGCGCCGCAAGAAGATCGCCGCAGATCCGGCCAAGAGCAGCGAGACCGTCGTGCTGCCGGTGGAGAACGGCGCGGCCGTGCTCGACAGCGACAAGGATGCCGACCGCAGCAAGGGCCGGGAAGGCCGCCGCGACCGCGACAGGCAGCGCGCCGACAGCCAGGAGGTGAAGGTGCCGACCTCCGATGCCGATGCACAGGCCGCCACCGGCGGCAAGGCGCCGGCGCCAGTCAAACTCGAGGCGGTGACGCGCGAGAAGGGCAGGAAGCTCGATGAGCGGCCACGATTCGTCCGTCCCGACGGCGCGCGCTTCGACGACCGCGGCGACGACAGCCGTGTGATCATCCAATACGACAACAGGACGATCGTGCGCGGCGACGATGACAGGCGCTTCCTGCGCGACGGCGAACGACCGAGCTACGAAGAGCTCTCCGGCGACCGCTACCGCGAGACGATCACGCGGCCGGAAGGCTATCGCATCGTGACGATCCGCAACCGCTACGGCGACATCATCCAGCGCTCGCGCGTCGATGCCGGCGGACGCGAGAACGTGCTCTATTATTCGCAGGATCTCTATGACGATCCGGACCGCGACTATTTCGAGGATCCGGGCGCCGACCTGCCGCCGATGCGGCTGCGTGTGCCGCTCAGCGACTACATCATCGACACCCGCAGCGACCCGAACCGGGACTATTACGAGTTCCTGAGCGAGCCGCCCGTCGAGCCGGTCGAGCGCGTCTATTCGCTGGATGAGGTGAAGTATTCGGCCCGTATCCGCGACAAGGTGCGTCGCATCGATCTCGACACGATCACCTTCGCGACCGGCAGCGCCGATATCCCGATGACCCAGGCGCGCACGTTGCGCAAGGTCGCCGACGCGATCAGCCAGGTGCTCGAGAAAGATCCGAGCGAAACCTTCCTGATCGAGGGTCATACTGATGCTGTCGGCTCAGACCAGAGCAACCTGATCCTCTCCGACCAGCGGGCGGAATCGGTCGCCAACGTGCTCTCCGACGTCTACGGCATCGCGCCGGAGAACCTCGCGACGCAGGGCTATGGTGAGAACTATCTCAAGGTCAACACGTCAGCGCCCGAACAGGAAAACCGCCGCGTCACCATCCGCCGCGTCACGGCACTGGTCCGCCCGGTCGCTGCCAACAAGTGA
- a CDS encoding class I SAM-dependent DNA methyltransferase, whose translation MAKKIDEDALGEAYNRALELEKAGDVDAAVAAYEEVLALDPDDHGGAAVRIAAMGRGETPVKAPDAYVETLFDQHAEVFEDVLVEQLGYHVPMLVRQRLQALKLGPFKRLLDLGCGTGLTGGALRDLCADMTGIDISEKMVEIAHEKDLYETLFVAEVEDFLDDNDEEAFDIIAATDVLPYLGALEPLFFGAAENLMPGGLFIFSSETLPEEILAGRAYMVGPHQRFAHADAYLRERLTATGFELVEISDINVRMEDGQPTPGHLVIARYNG comes from the coding sequence ATGGCAAAGAAGATCGACGAAGATGCCCTTGGCGAGGCCTACAACCGCGCGCTGGAGCTGGAAAAGGCCGGAGATGTCGATGCGGCCGTTGCAGCCTATGAGGAAGTCCTGGCACTCGATCCCGACGATCACGGCGGTGCGGCCGTACGCATCGCCGCGATGGGCCGCGGCGAAACGCCGGTCAAGGCGCCCGACGCCTATGTCGAGACCTTGTTCGACCAGCATGCCGAGGTTTTCGAGGACGTGCTCGTCGAGCAACTCGGCTATCACGTGCCGATGCTGGTGCGCCAACGCCTGCAGGCTTTAAAGCTCGGACCGTTCAAGCGGTTGCTCGATCTCGGCTGCGGCACGGGCCTCACCGGCGGCGCGCTGCGCGACCTCTGCGCTGACATGACCGGGATCGACATATCGGAGAAGATGGTCGAGATCGCCCATGAGAAGGATCTCTACGAGACGCTCTTCGTCGCCGAGGTCGAGGATTTCCTCGACGACAACGACGAGGAAGCCTTCGACATCATCGCCGCCACCGACGTGCTGCCCTATCTCGGCGCGCTCGAACCGCTGTTCTTCGGTGCCGCCGAGAACCTGATGCCGGGCGGATTGTTCATCTTCTCCTCGGAAACCCTGCCTGAGGAAATTCTCGCCGGCCGCGCCTACATGGTCGGCCCGCACCAGCGCTTCGCTCATGCCGACGCCTATCTCAGAGAACGTCTGACGGCCACCGGTTTCGAACTCGTCGAAATATCGGATATCAACGTGCGCATGGAAGACGGCCAGCCGACACCAGGCCATTTGGTGATCGCCCGGTATAATGGCTGA